The window CCGTGAGGGTCCTGGTGCTCGGCGCGGGCGGCCGCGAGCACGCGCTCGCGTGGAAGCTGCGGCGCAGCCCGAGCGTCGCGCGCGTCCTCGCCGCGCCCGGGAGCGACGGCATGGCGCGCGAGGCCGACTGCTTCGGGTCCGTCGCCGCGGCCGACGCCGCCGCCGTCACGGCCCTCGCGCGGCGCGAGGGCGTGGACCTCGTCGTCGTCGGCCCCGAGGACCCGCTCGCCGCGGGCATCGCCGACCACCTGCGCGGGGAGGGGATCGCGACCTTCGGGCCCTCGGCCGCCGCGGCGCGCCTCGAGTCGAGCAAGGCCTTCGCGAAGGAGTTCATGCGCCGCCACGGGATCCCGACCGCGGGCCACGCGGTCTTCGACGAGCTCGCGGCCGCGCGCGCCCACGTGCGGGCGCTCGGCGCGCCCTGCGTCGTGAAGGCCGACGGCCTCGCGGCCGGCAAGGGCGTCACGGTCTGCGACGGGCCGGAGGACGCCGAGCGCGCGCTCGTCGAGGCGATGGGCGAGCGCCGCTTCGGCGCGGCCGGCGCCCGCGTGGTCGTCGAGGAGCGGCTCTTCGGCGAGGAGGCCTCCTACTACGCGCTCTCCGACGGCACGAACGTGGTGCCGCTCGCCGCCGCGCAGGACCACAAGCGCGCCCTCGACGGCGACCGCGGCGAGAACACCGGCGGCATGGGCGCCTACTCGCCCGCACCCGTCTTCGACGAAGCGGTCGAGAAGCGCGTGCTCGAGGAGGTGGTGCACCCGGTGGTGCGCGGCATGGCGGCCGAGGGCCATCCCTTCCAGGGCGTGCTCTTCGTCGGGCTCATGATCGGTCCCGACAGGCTCCCGCGCGCGATCGAGTTCAACGTGCGCTTCGGGGACCCCGAGACCCAGGCGCTCCTCCTGCGGCTCGACGCGGACCTGGCCGCGCTGCTCGACGGCGCGGCGCGCGGGCGCCTCGAGCGCGCGGCGGCCCCCGCCTGGCGCGACGCCGCGGTCTGCGTCGTCGTGGCCTCGGGCGGCTACCCGCGCGCGTACCCGACCGGCCTGCCGATCACGGGCCTCGAGGAGGCGGAGCGCGACCCCGACGTCGTGGTCTTCCACGCCGGAACGCGCCGCGGGCCCGGCGGCGGCTTCGTGACGGCGGGCGGCCGCGTGCTCGGGGTCACGGCGCGCGGGGCGAGCGTCGCCGAGGCGCAGCGCCGCGCCTACGCCGCCTGCGACCGGATCCGCTTCGAGGGCATGCACCTGCGCCGCGACATCGCCGCGCGCGCGCTCGCGCGGTGAGCGCAGCCGCCGTGGCCAAGGCCCGCCCCGCCGCGCCCGGGGCACCTGCAACCGCCGCTCCGGGGACGCCCGCCTCCGCGCTCGAGGCCGCGCCGGAGGCGCTCGCCGCCCCCGCGCCGGAGGCGCCTTCGGCCGCCGCGCCCGGGGCGCTCGCGGCCGCCCTCGCCCGGCTGCGCGCCGGCGGGCTCGTGGCGTTCCCGACCGAGACGGTCTGGGGCCTCGGCGCCGACGCCGGCTCGGCCGCGGCGATGGAGCGGCTGCGGCGCTGGAAGGGCCGCGACGCGGGCCAGCCGGTGGCGGTGCTCGTGCCCGACCGTGCGGCGCTCGCGGCGCTCGGGATCGCGCTGCCCGCCGCGGCGGAGCGGCTCGCGGCGGCGTTCTGGCCGGGCCCCCTGACGCTCGTCGTGCCCGCGCCGCGCTCCCGCTTCGCCCCGGGCGTCGCGCGCGCCGACGGCGCCGTGGGCCTGCGCTGCTCGCCGCACCCGGCGGCGGCCGCGCTCGCCGCGGCGTGGCTGGGCGCCGGGGCCGGCCCGCTCACCGCGACCAGCCTGAACCGCCACGGTGCGCCGCCCGCCCGCACCCGCGCCGAGGCCGCCGCCCTGTGCGCCGGATCCGACGCGATCCTGTGTCTCGACGCCGGCCCCGATGCCGGCGCCGCCGCGCACGATCCCGCCGGCGCAGCACCGGGCCGCGTGGCCGACGGCGCGCGCGATCCCGGCGCCGCCGCGCCGAGCAGCGTCGTGGACTGCAGCGGGCCGCGCCCGCGCCTGCTGCGCGCCGGCGCGATCGGCGCGGCCGAGCTATCCCGCGTCCTCGAGCAGGAGATCCCCGCCCCGTGACCGACGTGCGTCCCTTCCGCGCGCTCCGCTACGACCCGGCCCGCGTCGCCCTCGACCGCGTCGTCGCGCCGCCCTACGACGTCGTGAACGCCGAGGAGCGCGCCTTCTACTGGGAGCGCGATCCGCACGGCGCGATCCGCCTCGAGCTCACGCGCGATCCCGGCGCCGAGTCCGCGACGGACTACCGCGAGGTCGCCGGCGCGATCGCGGCGTGGCGGCGCGAGGGCGTCCTGCGCCTCGACGCGAAGCCGGCCCTCTACGCGCTGCGCCAGCGCTTCACGGGCCCGCAGGGCGAGCCGCGCGAGCGCGAGGGCTTCTTCGCCGCGCTGCGCCTCGAGCCCTACGAGCGGCGCATCGTGCGCCCCCACGAGCGCACCCTCGCGGGCCCGAAGGCCGATCGCCTGAAGCTCCTGCGCGCGACGCGCGCCAACCTCTCGCCGATCTTCCTCCTCTACGAGGACCCCGAGCGGGTCCTGAGCGGGCTCCTGACGGCCCAGCTCGACACCGGGGCGGCGGCCGTCGCCCACGATCCCGCCGGCGTCGAGCACCGCCTCGTCGCGATCGAGGACGCGGCCGCGATCGCGCGCGTGCAGGCCTTCCTGGCCGGGCGCGCGGTCGTGATCGCCGACGGCCACCATCGCTACGAGACGGCGCTCGCCTACCAGGCGGAGCAGGGCGGCTCGGGGCCCGCCGACTTCGTGCTCGCCTACTTCGCCGACGCCTACGCGCCCGGGAGCCTCCTGCTCCCGATCCACCGCGTGGTGCGCGAGGCGCCCGCCCCGGACGGCGCGGCCTGGCGCGCGCGCCTGCCCGGCTGGGAGGAGGAGCAGGTGCCCTGCGCGGACGCGGCCGGGATCCCGGCGCTCCTCGCGGAGCGG is drawn from Deltaproteobacteria bacterium and contains these coding sequences:
- the purD gene encoding phosphoribosylamine--glycine ligase — translated: MRVLVLGAGGREHALAWKLRRSPSVARVLAAPGSDGMAREADCFGSVAAADAAAVTALARREGVDLVVVGPEDPLAAGIADHLRGEGIATFGPSAAAARLESSKAFAKEFMRRHGIPTAGHAVFDELAAARAHVRALGAPCVVKADGLAAGKGVTVCDGPEDAERALVEAMGERRFGAAGARVVVEERLFGEEASYYALSDGTNVVPLAAAQDHKRALDGDRGENTGGMGAYSPAPVFDEAVEKRVLEEVVHPVVRGMAAEGHPFQGVLFVGLMIGPDRLPRAIEFNVRFGDPETQALLLRLDADLAALLDGAARGRLERAAAPAWRDAAVCVVVASGGYPRAYPTGLPITGLEEAERDPDVVVFHAGTRRGPGGGFVTAGGRVLGVTARGASVAEAQRRAYAACDRIRFEGMHLRRDIAARALAR
- a CDS encoding DUF1015 domain-containing protein; translated protein: MTDVRPFRALRYDPARVALDRVVAPPYDVVNAEERAFYWERDPHGAIRLELTRDPGAESATDYREVAGAIAAWRREGVLRLDAKPALYALRQRFTGPQGEPREREGFFAALRLEPYERRIVRPHERTLAGPKADRLKLLRATRANLSPIFLLYEDPERVLSGLLTAQLDTGAAAVAHDPAGVEHRLVAIEDAAAIARVQAFLAGRAVVIADGHHRYETALAYQAEQGGSGPADFVLAYFADAYAPGSLLLPIHRVVREAPAPDGAAWRARLPGWEEEQVPCADAAGIPALLAERLAPLAAGHQAFAADDGSGVVRIFSRPRRDEAEIGTRVLHEEVLAGVFGLDEAAVRDGAVAFPKQPLDAAREVRAGRGTVALYLNALRPADVFRVTAAGEVLPQKSTYFHPKLPTGLCFRLLDEGPP
- a CDS encoding Sua5/YciO/YrdC/YwlC family protein, translated to MAKARPAAPGAPATAAPGTPASALEAAPEALAAPAPEAPSAAAPGALAAALARLRAGGLVAFPTETVWGLGADAGSAAAMERLRRWKGRDAGQPVAVLVPDRAALAALGIALPAAAERLAAAFWPGPLTLVVPAPRSRFAPGVARADGAVGLRCSPHPAAAALAAAWLGAGAGPLTATSLNRHGAPPARTRAEAAALCAGSDAILCLDAGPDAGAAAHDPAGAAPGRVADGARDPGAAAPSSVVDCSGPRPRLLRAGAIGAAELSRVLEQEIPAP